In one window of Skermanella rosea DNA:
- a CDS encoding energy-coupling factor ABC transporter substrate-binding protein, giving the protein MRGRNAILLLAAAAIVVLPLLVVGNAEFSGSDGQAQDLIDRAGYQPWFEPLWEPPSGEIESLLFSLQAALGAGLLGYYIGLRRGRREGRPEDRRTELHAGD; this is encoded by the coding sequence ATGAGAGGCCGCAACGCGATTCTTCTCCTGGCCGCCGCCGCCATCGTGGTCCTGCCGCTGCTGGTCGTCGGCAATGCCGAGTTCTCCGGCTCGGACGGGCAGGCGCAGGACCTGATCGACCGGGCGGGTTACCAGCCCTGGTTCGAGCCCCTGTGGGAACCGCCCAGCGGCGAGATCGAGAGCCTGCTGTTCTCGCTGCAGGCAGCGCTCGGCGCAGGGTTGCTCGGCTATTACATCGGTCTTCGGCGGGGTCGGCGCGAGGGCCGGCCGGAGGATCGCCGGACGGAGCTCCATGCTGGCGATTGA
- a CDS encoding energy-coupling factor ABC transporter permease, with product MHIMEGYLPPLHAAAWMVAAAPFVVAGVRRIRRVVDDHPETKLLLATSGAFAFVLSALKIPSVTGSCSHPTGVGLGAVLFGPNAMAVLGTIVLLFQALLLAHGGLTTLGANVFSMAIVGPWVAYGVWRLAAGLGRSFAVFLAAALGNLATYCTTSVQLALAFPDPVTGFGGALVKFLSIFAITQVPLAVVEGILTVVVVNLLVQYSRDELSALAFGTKAMGAK from the coding sequence ATGCACATCATGGAAGGCTACCTGCCGCCTCTCCATGCCGCGGCCTGGATGGTGGCCGCGGCGCCGTTCGTCGTCGCCGGCGTCCGCCGGATCAGGCGCGTGGTCGATGACCATCCCGAGACCAAGCTGCTGCTTGCGACGTCCGGCGCCTTCGCCTTCGTGCTGTCGGCGCTGAAGATCCCGTCGGTAACGGGAAGCTGCTCGCACCCGACCGGCGTCGGCCTGGGCGCCGTCCTGTTCGGGCCGAACGCCATGGCCGTGCTGGGCACCATCGTCCTGCTGTTCCAGGCCCTGCTGCTGGCCCATGGCGGGCTGACCACGCTGGGCGCCAACGTCTTCTCCATGGCGATCGTCGGCCCCTGGGTCGCCTACGGCGTCTGGCGGCTGGCCGCCGGCCTGGGCAGGAGCTTCGCGGTCTTCCTGGCCGCGGCGCTCGGCAACCTGGCGACCTACTGCACGACCTCGGTCCAGCTGGCTCTTGCCTTTCCCGACCCGGTGACCGGCTTCGGCGGGGCGCTGGTCAAGTTCCTGTCGATCTTCGCGATCACCCAGGTTCCGCTCGCGGTGGTGGAGGGGATCCTGACGGTCGTGGTGGTCAATCTTCTGGTCCAGTACAGCCGCGACGAGTTGTCGGCGCTGGCGTTCGGAACCAAGGCGATGGGGGCGAAATGA
- the bluB gene encoding 5,6-dimethylbenzimidazole synthase — MGFQERLEDLFRWRRDVRRFRTDPIDDALIERLVQVAALAPSVGYSRPWRFVRVDDPGRRAVVRNAFERCNAEALGGYTGERAQLYATLKLAGLNDAPVQIAVFNDDETTRGHGLGRRTMPEMLRYSTVTAVYTFWLAARAHGIGAGWVSILDPEIVRQALDVPVTWSLVAYLCVGLPVEEHIDPELERAGWEARDEAASVLLRR; from the coding sequence GTGGGTTTTCAGGAGCGGCTGGAAGACCTGTTCCGCTGGCGCCGCGACGTGCGCCGTTTCCGGACCGATCCCATCGACGATGCCCTGATCGAGCGGCTGGTCCAGGTCGCGGCGCTGGCGCCGTCGGTCGGCTACAGCAGGCCGTGGCGATTCGTCCGCGTCGACGATCCCGGGCGCCGTGCCGTGGTCCGCAACGCTTTCGAACGCTGCAACGCCGAGGCGCTGGGCGGTTACACGGGCGAGCGCGCCCAGCTCTACGCGACGCTGAAATTGGCCGGCCTGAACGACGCGCCGGTGCAGATCGCCGTCTTCAACGACGACGAGACCACGCGCGGCCACGGCCTCGGCCGGCGCACCATGCCGGAGATGCTGCGCTACTCGACGGTCACCGCCGTCTACACCTTCTGGCTGGCGGCGCGGGCGCACGGCATCGGCGCGGGTTGGGTGTCGATCCTCGATCCGGAAATCGTCCGGCAGGCGCTCGACGTGCCGGTCACCTGGTCCCTGGTGGCCTATCTCTGCGTCGGCCTGCCGGTCGAGGAGCATATCGATCCCGAGTTGGAACGGGCAGGGTGGGAAGCCCGGGACGAGGCGGCATCGGTCCTGCTGCGGCGCTGA
- the cobD gene encoding threonine-phosphate decarboxylase CobD, with the protein MGQQSYGPPASASIHNAPVPERVRDHGGGLARAEARFGRPKERWLDLSTGINPWPIRVPAPSPDAWTRLPDRDALDRLLAAAGRYLGAEPAAIVAAPGSQALIQAVPRLMPRGRAAILGFTYAEHARCWSLAGHDVAVCETLDEAADAACLIVTNPNNPDGRQVDPDRLLALAERLAARGGLLVVDEAFADVAPTISVASAAGRPGLCVLRSFGKFFGLAGLRLGFALGPPRLVSALEDHLGPWAVAGPALEVGATALTDSDWIGETRSRLASAARDLDGLLGAHGLENVGGTDLYRLTRTTHAAALFEHLGRAGILVRPFEARPDWLRFGLPPDAAGVARLRDALGSFIFPA; encoded by the coding sequence ATGGGTCAGCAGTCTTACGGTCCCCCCGCATCAGCGTCAATCCACAATGCGCCGGTTCCGGAACGGGTCCGAGACCATGGCGGCGGCCTCGCCCGGGCCGAGGCCCGATTCGGCCGCCCGAAGGAGAGGTGGCTTGACCTGTCCACCGGCATCAATCCCTGGCCTATCCGGGTGCCCGCGCCGAGTCCGGATGCCTGGACCCGCCTGCCCGACCGGGACGCGCTCGACCGGCTGCTCGCCGCCGCCGGCCGCTATCTCGGCGCGGAACCCGCCGCCATCGTGGCGGCGCCGGGGTCTCAGGCGCTGATCCAGGCGGTGCCCCGGCTGATGCCGCGGGGCCGGGCGGCGATCCTGGGCTTCACCTATGCCGAGCACGCCCGCTGCTGGAGCCTCGCCGGCCACGACGTCGCGGTGTGCGAAACGCTCGACGAGGCCGCCGACGCCGCCTGCCTCATAGTGACCAACCCCAACAATCCGGACGGCCGGCAGGTCGATCCGGACCGGCTCCTGGCGCTTGCCGAACGGCTGGCCGCGCGGGGAGGGTTGCTCGTGGTGGACGAGGCTTTCGCCGACGTGGCGCCGACGATCAGCGTCGCCTCGGCCGCCGGCCGCCCAGGGCTCTGCGTCCTCCGATCCTTCGGCAAGTTCTTCGGGCTCGCCGGGCTTCGCCTCGGCTTCGCGCTCGGCCCTCCCCGCCTGGTGTCGGCGCTGGAGGATCACTTGGGACCCTGGGCGGTGGCCGGACCGGCGCTGGAGGTCGGCGCCACGGCGCTGACCGACAGTGACTGGATCGGGGAGACCCGAAGCCGCCTCGCCTCGGCCGCGCGCGACCTCGACGGCCTGCTCGGTGCCCACGGGCTGGAAAACGTTGGCGGGACCGATCTCTACCGCCTGACCCGCACCACCCATGCCGCCGCGCTGTTCGAGCATCTTGGCCGGGCCGGGATCCTGGTCCGCCCGTTCGAGGCGCGGCCGGACTGGCTGAGGTTCGGCCTGCCGCCCGATGCCGCAGGGGTGGCGCGCTTGCGCGACGCCCTCGGCTCGTTCATCTTCCCGGCATGA
- a CDS encoding sirohydrochlorin chelatase, with the protein MNAIAKPSQGPAQASSEKLGVMLCGHGSRDTGAVQEFAVVAGQLRAKLPFDAVEYGYLEFAKPIIRDGLDKLRAKGVTKVLAIPGMLFAAGHAKNDIPSVLNAYQAQNEGMTIHYGRELGIDLKMLRAAGDRVAEALALAGGDVPRHETLLMVVGRGSSDPDANSNVAKVTRMLWEGMGFGWAETSYSGVTFPLVEPGLEHAAKLGYRRIVVFPYFLFTGILVRRIYDYADAVAARHPNIEFIKAGYLNDHPMVLETFSDRVTEILQGTGNMNCQMCKYREQVLGFEAEVGLRQESHHHHVEGIGTGEAHGHDHGHHHHDHGDHHHAHGHGHSHGHDHAHGHGHSHDHGGAGHHHHPYPHADHPLGPRSMTKQARD; encoded by the coding sequence ATGAACGCGATCGCCAAACCCTCCCAGGGGCCGGCACAGGCTTCTTCCGAAAAGCTCGGCGTCATGCTGTGCGGCCACGGCAGCCGGGACACCGGCGCCGTGCAGGAGTTCGCCGTCGTGGCCGGCCAGCTCCGCGCCAAGCTGCCGTTCGACGCGGTGGAGTACGGCTACCTGGAATTCGCCAAGCCGATCATCCGCGACGGCCTGGACAAGCTGCGCGCCAAGGGCGTGACGAAGGTGCTGGCGATCCCCGGCATGCTGTTCGCCGCCGGCCACGCGAAGAACGACATTCCCTCGGTGCTGAACGCCTATCAGGCGCAGAACGAGGGCATGACCATCCATTACGGCCGCGAGCTGGGCATCGACCTGAAGATGCTGCGGGCCGCCGGCGACCGGGTGGCCGAGGCGCTGGCCCTGGCCGGCGGCGACGTGCCGCGCCATGAAACCCTCCTGATGGTGGTCGGCCGGGGCTCCTCCGATCCGGACGCCAACTCCAACGTGGCGAAGGTGACCCGCATGCTGTGGGAGGGGATGGGCTTCGGCTGGGCCGAGACGTCCTATTCCGGCGTCACCTTCCCGCTGGTCGAGCCGGGGCTGGAGCACGCGGCGAAGCTGGGCTATCGGCGCATCGTGGTGTTCCCGTATTTCCTGTTCACCGGGATCCTGGTCCGGCGGATCTACGATTACGCCGACGCCGTGGCGGCGCGCCACCCGAACATCGAATTCATCAAGGCCGGCTATCTCAACGACCACCCGATGGTGCTGGAGACCTTCTCGGACCGCGTCACCGAAATCCTCCAGGGCACCGGCAACATGAACTGCCAGATGTGCAAGTACCGGGAGCAGGTCCTGGGCTTCGAGGCCGAGGTCGGCCTGCGCCAGGAAAGCCACCACCATCACGTGGAAGGCATCGGCACCGGAGAGGCGCACGGTCATGACCACGGGCACCACCATCATGACCACGGGGATCATCACCACGCCCACGGCCATGGGCATTCCCACGGACATGATCACGCGCATGGTCACGGCCATTCCCACGACCATGGCGGCGCCGGGCACCATCACCACCCCTACCCCCACGCCGACCATCCGCTGGGGCCGAGAAGCATGACGAAGCAGGCTCGCGACTGA
- a CDS encoding precorrin-8X methylmutase — protein MDYLRDPAEIYRRSFAIIAEEADLSGLPPDVAELATRLIHACGMVDLVRDLAWSPDVMSAGRAALAAGAAVLTDARMVASGIMASRLPAGNPVLCTLAEPAVPALAAGLGTTRSAAALDLWLPHMEGAIVAIGNAPTALFRLLELLDAGAPRPAVILGFPVGFVGAAESKAELAADPRGVPFITVRGRRGGSAMASASVNALAIGASA, from the coding sequence ATGGACTATCTGCGTGACCCGGCGGAGATCTACCGCCGCTCCTTCGCGATTATCGCGGAGGAGGCGGACCTGTCCGGCCTGCCGCCCGATGTGGCCGAGCTGGCAACCCGCCTGATCCACGCCTGCGGCATGGTCGATCTGGTCCGCGACCTCGCCTGGAGCCCGGACGTGATGTCGGCCGGCCGGGCCGCGCTGGCTGCGGGAGCCGCCGTCCTGACCGATGCCCGCATGGTGGCCTCCGGCATCATGGCGTCGCGCCTGCCGGCCGGCAACCCGGTGCTGTGTACCCTGGCCGAACCTGCCGTGCCGGCCCTGGCCGCCGGGCTCGGCACTACCCGGTCGGCCGCCGCCCTGGATCTCTGGCTGCCGCACATGGAAGGGGCGATCGTCGCGATCGGCAATGCCCCGACCGCCCTGTTCCGCCTGCTGGAACTGCTGGATGCCGGAGCGCCCCGCCCGGCGGTGATCCTGGGTTTTCCCGTGGGTTTCGTCGGCGCCGCCGAATCCAAGGCCGAGCTGGCCGCCGATCCGCGCGGCGTTCCCTTCATCACCGTCCGCGGCCGGCGCGGCGGCAGCGCCATGGCGTCGGCCTCGGTCAATGCGCTCGCGATCGGGGCTTCGGCATGA
- the cbiE gene encoding precorrin-6y C5,15-methyltransferase (decarboxylating) subunit CbiE, producing the protein MTGSAGAWLSVVGIGEDGLDGVSPAGRRLIDAAEVLMGGERHLAMIPDDGRERLAWLSPFSEGIERLLDLRGRRVCVLASGDPLDHGVGATLARRIPAGETIVVPAPGAFALACARMGWPRAEVETLSLHGRPAALLHAYVQPGARLLILSENGATPGVIAGLLRQRGYGGSRITVLEHLGGPRERCREWRESEVYADLNTVAVECVADPGAPLLPRTPGLPDEAFRHDGQLTKREVRAATLAALAPVPGQLLWDVGAGCGSIALEWMRHHPACRAVAIEPRGDRLALIAANAEALGCPRLAIVEGKAPAALAGLSAPDAVFIGGGITAPGLFETCWEALPPGGRLVANAVTIEGEQVLTGAYARLGGSLTRIAISRAEPVGPFSGWRPLMPVTQLALNKI; encoded by the coding sequence ATGACAGGCTCCGCCGGGGCGTGGCTGTCCGTCGTCGGCATCGGCGAGGACGGACTGGACGGCGTGTCTCCGGCCGGCCGCCGTTTGATCGATGCCGCCGAAGTGCTGATGGGCGGTGAGCGCCACCTCGCCATGATCCCCGACGACGGGCGCGAGCGCCTGGCCTGGCTGTCCCCCTTCAGCGAGGGGATCGAGCGGCTGTTGGACCTGCGCGGGCGCAGGGTCTGCGTGCTGGCGAGCGGCGACCCCTTGGACCACGGCGTCGGCGCCACCCTGGCACGCCGGATTCCGGCCGGCGAGACGATCGTCGTCCCGGCGCCGGGAGCCTTCGCCCTCGCCTGCGCCCGGATGGGCTGGCCCCGGGCGGAGGTCGAAACCCTGTCGCTCCACGGCCGTCCGGCGGCCTTGCTCCATGCTTATGTCCAGCCCGGCGCCCGCCTGCTGATCCTGTCCGAGAACGGCGCGACGCCGGGAGTGATCGCCGGCCTGCTGCGGCAGCGCGGCTATGGCGGCAGCCGGATCACCGTGCTGGAGCACCTGGGCGGGCCGCGGGAGCGGTGCCGCGAGTGGCGCGAGTCGGAAGTCTACGCCGACCTGAACACGGTCGCGGTCGAATGCGTCGCCGATCCCGGAGCGCCGCTGCTGCCGCGGACGCCGGGATTGCCGGACGAGGCGTTCCGCCATGACGGCCAACTGACCAAAAGGGAGGTCCGGGCGGCGACGCTGGCGGCGCTGGCACCGGTTCCCGGACAGCTCCTGTGGGACGTGGGGGCCGGATGCGGCTCCATCGCCCTGGAATGGATGCGCCATCACCCCGCCTGCCGCGCCGTTGCGATCGAGCCGCGCGGCGACCGCCTGGCCCTGATCGCGGCGAACGCCGAGGCGCTGGGCTGTCCCCGTCTCGCCATCGTCGAGGGCAAGGCGCCGGCGGCCCTGGCCGGCCTGTCCGCGCCGGACGCGGTCTTCATCGGCGGCGGCATCACGGCGCCAGGATTGTTCGAGACCTGCTGGGAAGCGCTGCCCCCCGGCGGCCGGCTGGTCGCCAACGCCGTCACCATCGAGGGCGAGCAGGTGCTGACCGGGGCCTATGCCCGGCTGGGCGGCAGCCTGACCCGAATCGCGATTTCCAGGGCCGAACCCGTCGGCCCGTTTTCCGGCTGGCGTCCCCTGATGCCGGTCACCCAACTGGCGCTGAACAAGATATGA
- a CDS encoding precorrin-2 C(20)-methyltransferase has product MSGTLYGLGVGPGDPELITLKALRLLRSSPVVAYPAPEHGDSLARAIVAGHLPGGQTEVAIRMPMLVERFPAQEVYDRAAADLGGHLAAGRDVAVLCEGDPFFYGSFMYLFGRMAERFPVQVVPGVSSLTACAAALGAPLAARNDVLTVIPAPLSADLLRERLAQTDAAAIMKLGRHFAKVRGVLEDLGLSGRSRYVERATMANQRLLPLDQVDADSVPYFSMVLVHRRGEAWA; this is encoded by the coding sequence ATGAGCGGAACCCTCTACGGCCTGGGTGTCGGGCCGGGCGACCCGGAACTGATCACCCTGAAGGCCTTGCGCCTGCTGCGGTCGTCCCCCGTCGTGGCATACCCGGCGCCGGAGCATGGCGATAGCCTGGCCCGCGCCATCGTCGCCGGCCACCTGCCCGGCGGGCAGACTGAAGTGGCGATCCGCATGCCCATGCTGGTCGAGCGCTTCCCGGCGCAGGAAGTCTACGACCGCGCGGCGGCTGATCTGGGCGGCCATCTGGCGGCCGGGCGCGATGTCGCCGTGCTGTGCGAGGGCGATCCCTTCTTCTACGGGTCGTTCATGTACCTGTTCGGCCGCATGGCGGAACGTTTTCCGGTGCAGGTGGTGCCGGGCGTCTCCTCGCTGACGGCCTGCGCCGCCGCCCTGGGGGCGCCGCTGGCAGCCCGGAACGACGTGTTGACCGTAATCCCGGCCCCGCTTTCGGCCGACCTGCTGCGCGAGCGGCTGGCCCAGACCGACGCCGCCGCGATCATGAAGCTGGGGCGGCATTTCGCCAAGGTGAGAGGCGTGCTGGAAGACCTGGGCTTGTCCGGCCGGTCGCGTTACGTGGAGCGTGCCACCATGGCGAACCAGCGGCTGCTGCCGCTGGACCAGGTGGACGCCGATTCCGTTCCCTATTTCTCGATGGTGCTGGTCCACCGCCGGGGTGAGGCCTGGGCATGA
- the cobJ gene encoding precorrin-3B C(17)-methyltransferase, which produces MSAPVFVVLSQSGFEVASGARTVLPGAEIHGLAHRVAGADRSFSATLDHLRALFAAGTPIIGVFAAGILIRALGPVLSDKRAEPPVLALAEDGSAVVPLLGGHHGANDMARRLAAALGIEPAITTAGDLNFGVALDEPPAGWHLANPEDAKPFTAALMAGARVRLEGTAHWLTAARLPFSADGTLTLRVTEQAEAGSETCLVYHPPVLAVGVGCERGASAEEVTALVRETLASARLAEGAVAALCSIDVKMDEPAIHAAAAVLGVPVRFFDAARLEEEAPRLANPSDLVFREVGCHGVAEGAALAASGGTLLVPKRKSARATCAVGLAPAPLHADTIGRRRGRLSVVGIGPGSDGWRTPEADRWLASATDLVGYHLYLDLLGELAAGKRRHGYELGAEETRVRVALDLAAEGRDVALVSSGDAGIYAMATLVFELVERERRADWARLDIAVTPGISALQAAAARAGAPLGHDFCTISLSDLLTPWPVIERRIRAAAEGDFVIAVYNPVSRRRTEQLPAMKAVLLEHRPAATPVILARNLGRPGETIAVTTLAALDVADVDMLTLVLIGSSETRAVPRGDGGTRVYTPRGYAAKHPDERPT; this is translated from the coding sequence ATGAGCGCACCCGTCTTCGTCGTCCTGTCGCAATCCGGGTTCGAGGTCGCTTCCGGCGCCCGGACCGTCCTGCCCGGCGCCGAGATCCACGGGCTGGCCCACCGGGTCGCCGGGGCGGACAGGAGTTTCTCCGCAACCCTCGACCATCTGCGGGCGCTGTTCGCGGCCGGCACGCCGATCATCGGCGTGTTCGCCGCCGGCATCCTGATCCGCGCGCTGGGTCCCGTCCTGTCGGACAAGCGCGCCGAACCTCCCGTGCTGGCTCTGGCGGAGGACGGCAGCGCGGTCGTCCCGCTGCTGGGCGGCCACCACGGCGCCAACGACATGGCGCGGAGGCTGGCGGCGGCGCTGGGCATCGAGCCGGCCATCACGACCGCCGGAGACCTGAATTTCGGCGTGGCCCTGGACGAGCCGCCGGCAGGCTGGCACCTCGCCAACCCGGAGGACGCCAAACCTTTCACCGCCGCCCTGATGGCCGGAGCACGGGTCAGGCTTGAGGGCACCGCCCACTGGCTGACCGCCGCCCGCCTTCCCTTCTCGGCCGACGGCACCCTGACGCTGCGCGTCACGGAACAGGCCGAGGCCGGCTCCGAAACCTGCCTGGTCTATCATCCTCCGGTGCTGGCGGTCGGCGTCGGGTGCGAGCGCGGCGCTTCGGCGGAGGAAGTGACGGCGCTGGTGCGCGAGACCCTGGCCTCCGCCCGCCTCGCCGAGGGGGCCGTGGCGGCGCTGTGCTCGATCGACGTCAAGATGGACGAGCCGGCGATCCACGCCGCCGCCGCCGTTCTTGGTGTCCCGGTGCGCTTCTTCGACGCCGCCCGGCTGGAGGAGGAGGCTCCACGGCTCGCCAATCCGTCCGACCTGGTGTTCCGCGAGGTCGGCTGCCATGGGGTCGCCGAAGGGGCGGCGCTGGCGGCGTCGGGCGGAACGCTGCTGGTGCCCAAGCGGAAGTCGGCGCGGGCGACCTGCGCCGTCGGGCTGGCGCCGGCGCCGCTCCACGCCGACACCATCGGGCGACGCCGCGGACGGCTCTCGGTCGTCGGCATCGGGCCGGGCAGCGACGGCTGGCGCACGCCGGAGGCCGACCGCTGGCTGGCGAGCGCCACCGACCTCGTCGGGTATCATCTCTATCTCGATCTCCTCGGCGAACTGGCGGCCGGCAAGCGGCGGCATGGCTATGAACTGGGGGCCGAGGAGACGCGGGTGCGCGTCGCCCTCGACCTCGCGGCGGAAGGCCGCGACGTGGCCCTGGTCTCCAGCGGCGATGCCGGCATCTATGCCATGGCGACGCTGGTGTTCGAACTGGTCGAGCGCGAGAGGCGCGCCGACTGGGCGCGGCTCGACATCGCGGTCACGCCCGGGATCTCAGCGCTCCAGGCCGCCGCGGCCCGGGCCGGCGCCCCGCTGGGCCATGACTTCTGCACGATCTCCCTGTCGGACCTGCTGACCCCCTGGCCGGTGATCGAGCGGCGGATCCGCGCCGCCGCCGAGGGCGATTTCGTGATCGCCGTCTACAATCCGGTGTCGCGCCGGCGCACGGAGCAGCTTCCGGCCATGAAGGCGGTCCTGCTGGAACACCGTCCCGCCGCCACGCCGGTGATCCTGGCCCGCAACCTGGGCCGGCCGGGCGAGACCATCGCGGTGACCACCCTGGCGGCGCTGGACGTGGCCGACGTGGACATGCTGACCCTGGTGCTGATCGGCTCCAGCGAGACCCGCGCGGTGCCGCGCGGCGACGGCGGCACCCGGGTCTACACCCCCCGCGGCTATGCCGCGAAACATCCGGACGAAAGACCCACATGA
- the cobM gene encoding precorrin-4 C(11)-methyltransferase: protein MTVHFIGAGPGAPDLITIRGRDLIARCPVCLYAGSLVPPEVVAYAPEGARVVDTAPLTLDDILAEIEAAHADGKDVARVHSGDPSLYGAIGEQIRRLDALGIPYDITPGVPAYAAAAALLRTELTLPEVSQTVILTRTAMKSSPMPNAETLDILGRSGGTLAIHLSIRNMTRIVEELSPHYGADCPVAVVYRATWPDELVIRGTLADIREKVREAKITRTALVIVGRVLAAEDFRDSALYDPEHVHVLRPERKVR, encoded by the coding sequence ATGACGGTTCACTTCATCGGCGCGGGTCCCGGCGCTCCCGACCTGATCACGATCCGCGGGCGCGACCTGATCGCCCGCTGCCCAGTCTGCCTCTATGCCGGGTCGCTGGTACCCCCCGAGGTGGTGGCCTATGCGCCGGAGGGCGCCCGGGTGGTGGACACCGCCCCGCTGACGCTGGACGACATCCTGGCCGAGATCGAGGCCGCCCACGCCGACGGCAAGGACGTGGCGCGGGTCCATTCCGGCGACCCCTCCCTCTACGGCGCGATCGGCGAGCAGATCCGCCGCCTGGATGCGCTGGGCATCCCGTACGACATCACCCCGGGCGTGCCGGCCTACGCCGCCGCCGCCGCCCTGCTGCGGACCGAGCTGACGCTGCCGGAGGTCTCCCAGACCGTCATCCTGACCCGCACGGCCATGAAGTCGTCGCCGATGCCGAACGCGGAGACGCTCGACATCCTGGGCCGGTCGGGCGGAACGCTGGCGATCCATCTGTCGATCCGCAACATGACCAGGATCGTCGAGGAGCTGTCGCCCCATTACGGCGCCGATTGCCCGGTCGCGGTGGTCTACCGGGCGACCTGGCCGGACGAGCTGGTGATCCGCGGCACGCTCGCCGACATCCGGGAGAAGGTGCGCGAGGCGAAGATCACCCGCACCGCGCTGGTGATCGTCGGCCGTGTCCTGGCGGCGGAGGATTTCCGCGACAGCGCGCTCTACGACCCGGAGCATGTCCATGTGCTGCGGCCCGAGCGCAAGGTCCGGTGA